A portion of the Streptomyces sp. NBC_00376 genome contains these proteins:
- a CDS encoding NHL domain-containing thioredoxin family protein codes for MATRARVRAPELVGKGGWLNTGDQQYTLADLRGRIVILDFWTFCCVNCLHVLDELRELEEKHRDTLVIIGVHSPKFVHEAEHQAVVDAVERYEVHHPVLDDPELATWKQYAVRAWPTLVVIDPEGYVVAQHAGEGHAHAIAKLVEELEAEHGAKGTLRRGDGPYVAPEPVATHLRFPGKALLLPDGGFLVSDTTRHRLVEIERDSETVRRHVGTGGRGFLDGGPDEARFSEPQGLAVLPDGRIAVADTVNHAIRALDLATGETTTLAGTGRQWWQGSPTSGPAREVDLSSPWDVAWFADRLWIAMAGVHQLWTYDSATRTVQVAAGTTNEGLVDGPAGEAWFAQPSGLAASADGERLWVADSETSALRYVERDGDGFAVRTAVGTGLFDFGHRDGAAGQALLQHPLGVTALPDGSVAVCDTYNHALRRYDPASGEVTTLATDLREPSDAVLVDGDLVVVESARHRLTRLRLPEEAVRVADQAHRTQRAATDIAPGTLRLDVVFQAPAGQKLDTRYGPSTRLLVSATPPELLAQGAGPGTDLFRDLVLADDVTEGVLHVSAMAASCDDDPANEYPACHVHQQDWGVPVRVSATGTARLPLVLAGMDEQG; via the coding sequence ATGGCAACACGTGCGCGCGTCAGGGCCCCCGAGCTGGTCGGCAAGGGTGGCTGGCTCAATACAGGCGACCAGCAGTACACCCTCGCTGACCTGCGAGGACGCATTGTGATCCTGGATTTCTGGACCTTCTGCTGTGTGAACTGTCTGCATGTCCTCGATGAGCTGCGCGAGCTGGAGGAGAAGCACCGCGACACCCTGGTCATCATCGGGGTGCACTCGCCGAAGTTCGTCCACGAGGCCGAGCACCAGGCGGTCGTCGACGCCGTCGAGCGGTACGAGGTCCACCACCCGGTCCTCGACGATCCGGAACTGGCGACCTGGAAGCAGTACGCCGTACGGGCCTGGCCCACGCTGGTCGTCATCGACCCCGAGGGCTATGTCGTCGCCCAGCACGCCGGTGAGGGCCATGCGCACGCCATCGCGAAGCTGGTCGAGGAGTTGGAGGCCGAGCACGGGGCGAAGGGCACGCTGCGCCGCGGCGACGGCCCCTACGTCGCGCCCGAACCGGTCGCCACGCATCTGCGCTTCCCCGGCAAGGCGCTGCTCCTGCCCGACGGCGGCTTCCTCGTCTCCGACACCACCCGCCACCGCCTGGTCGAGATCGAACGTGACAGTGAAACGGTTCGCCGTCACGTCGGTACAGGGGGCAGGGGGTTCCTCGACGGAGGGCCGGACGAGGCCCGGTTCTCCGAGCCGCAGGGGCTCGCCGTGCTGCCGGACGGCCGGATCGCCGTCGCCGACACGGTCAACCACGCCATCCGCGCCCTCGACCTCGCCACCGGGGAGACGACGACGCTCGCCGGGACCGGCCGCCAGTGGTGGCAGGGCTCGCCGACCTCGGGACCGGCCCGGGAGGTCGACCTCTCCTCCCCCTGGGACGTCGCCTGGTTCGCGGACCGGCTGTGGATCGCCATGGCGGGCGTGCACCAGCTGTGGACGTACGACTCCGCGACGCGGACCGTCCAGGTCGCGGCGGGCACCACCAACGAGGGCCTGGTCGACGGACCGGCCGGCGAGGCCTGGTTCGCCCAGCCGTCCGGGCTGGCCGCCTCCGCCGACGGCGAGCGGCTCTGGGTCGCCGACTCGGAGACGTCCGCCCTGCGGTACGTCGAGCGCGACGGGGACGGCTTCGCCGTCCGTACGGCCGTCGGCACCGGGCTCTTCGACTTCGGGCACCGCGACGGCGCCGCCGGACAGGCCCTGCTCCAGCACCCGCTGGGGGTGACCGCGCTGCCCGACGGGTCCGTCGCCGTCTGCGACACGTACAACCACGCGCTGCGGCGCTACGACCCCGCGAGCGGCGAGGTCACCACCCTGGCCACGGATCTGCGCGAGCCCAGCGACGCCGTGCTGGTCGACGGCGATCTCGTGGTCGTCGAGTCCGCCCGGCACCGGCTGACCCGGCTTCGGCTGCCCGAGGAGGCCGTGCGCGTCGCCGACCAGGCGCACCGCACGCAGCGGGCGGCCACCGACATCGCCCCGGGCACGCTCCGGCTCGATGTGGTCTTCCAGGCGCCTGCCGGGCAGAAGCTGGACACCCGGTACGGTCCCTCGACCCGGCTGCTGGTCTCGGCGACCCCGCCCGAGCTGCTGGCACAGGGCGCGGGGCCGGGCACGGATCTGTTCCGCGACCTGGTCCTGGCCGACGACGTCACCGAGGGCGTCCTGCACGTGTCGGCGATGGCGGCGTCCTGCGACGACGACCCCGCGAACGAGTACCCGGCCTGCCACGTCCACCAGCAGGACTGGGGCGTCCCCGTCCGGGTGAGCGCCACGGGAACGGCCCGGCTGCCGCTGGTGCTGGCGGGAATGGACGAGCAGGGCTGA
- a CDS encoding M18 family aminopeptidase, whose protein sequence is MSSSLRFDRGHTDDLMAFLMASPSQYHAVATAAGRLEKAGFRQVEETAAWDGTSGGKYVLRGGAIVAWYVPEGASAHTPFRIVGAHTDSPNLRVKPRPDTGAYGWRQVAVEVYGGTLLNTWLDRDLGLAGRISLRDGTHRLVNIDRPLLRVPQLAVHLDRSANPDGLKLDRQKHMQPIWGLGDVEEGDLIRFVAEEAGVDAEDVTGWDLMPHAVEPPAYLGRDRELLAGPRMDNLLSVHAATAALGAVAGQPDEELAYIPVMAAFDHEENGSQSDTGADGPLLGTVLERSVFARGGTYEDRARAFAGTVCLSSDTGHAIHPNYAERHDPTHHPVVNGGPILKVNVNMRYATDGSGRAVFAEACRKADVPWQTFVSNNSMPCGTTIGPITAARHGIQTVDIGVAILSMHSARELCGADDPYLLANALTSFLAG, encoded by the coding sequence ATGAGTTCCTCCCTCCGCTTCGACCGCGGGCACACCGACGACCTGATGGCCTTCCTGATGGCCTCCCCCTCCCAGTACCACGCCGTGGCCACCGCGGCCGGCCGGCTGGAGAAGGCCGGGTTCCGGCAGGTCGAGGAGACCGCGGCCTGGGACGGGACCAGCGGGGGGAAGTACGTCCTGCGCGGCGGCGCGATCGTGGCCTGGTACGTGCCGGAGGGCGCCTCGGCGCACACCCCGTTCCGGATCGTCGGGGCGCACACCGACTCACCGAACCTGCGGGTCAAGCCGCGGCCCGACACCGGGGCGTACGGCTGGCGGCAGGTCGCCGTGGAGGTCTACGGCGGAACGCTCCTGAACACCTGGCTCGACCGGGACCTCGGCCTCGCGGGCCGGATCTCGCTGCGCGACGGCACGCACCGGCTGGTGAACATCGACCGGCCGCTGCTGCGCGTACCGCAGCTGGCCGTGCACCTGGACCGTTCGGCCAACCCCGACGGTCTCAAGCTCGACCGGCAGAAGCACATGCAGCCGATCTGGGGACTCGGGGACGTCGAGGAGGGCGACCTGATCCGGTTCGTCGCCGAGGAGGCGGGCGTCGACGCCGAGGACGTGACCGGCTGGGACCTGATGCCGCACGCCGTCGAGCCGCCCGCCTACCTGGGCCGGGACCGCGAGCTGCTGGCCGGGCCCAGGATGGACAACCTGCTCTCCGTGCACGCGGCGACCGCCGCGCTCGGTGCCGTCGCCGGGCAGCCGGACGAGGAGCTTGCGTACATCCCGGTCATGGCCGCCTTCGACCACGAGGAGAACGGCTCGCAGTCCGACACCGGCGCCGACGGACCGCTGCTCGGCACGGTCCTGGAGCGTTCGGTCTTCGCGCGCGGCGGTACGTACGAGGACCGCGCCCGTGCCTTCGCCGGGACCGTCTGCCTCTCCTCCGACACCGGTCACGCGATCCACCCCAACTACGCCGAGCGCCACGACCCGACCCACCACCCGGTGGTCAACGGCGGACCGATCCTCAAGGTCAACGTCAACATGCGGTACGCGACCGACGGCAGCGGCCGGGCCGTGTTCGCGGAGGCGTGCCGGAAGGCGGACGTGCCGTGGCAGACGTTCGTCTCCAACAACTCGATGCCGTGCGGCACCACGATCGGCCCGATCACCGCCGCCCGGCACGGCATCCAGACCGTGGACATCGGCGTCGCGATCCTTTCGATGCACAGCGCCCGTGAGCTGTGCGGGGCGGACGACCCGTACCTGCTGGCCAACGCTCTGACGTCGTTCCTGGCGGGCTGA
- a CDS encoding maleylpyruvate isomerase family mycothiol-dependent enzyme yields the protein MTVHPSLQTYADAWTHSIESIAELVKPLAEGEWNRRTPCPAWSVRDIVSHVIGMECEQLGDPRPIHSLPRDLYHVQSDFARYMEMQVDVRRHHTAPEMTSELEYTIIRRARQLRNETRDPETMVRAPLGAEQTLELALRMRVFDVWVHEQDLRATLGRPGNLDSPGASVVRDTLLEALPKVVAKDAGAPANSAVVLDVHGPLEFLRTVRVDAEGRGSVDGSPSLGPVVTLAMDWETYYRLACGRVRAAAVAEQIKVEGDQELATAILQNFAVTP from the coding sequence GTGACCGTCCATCCCAGCCTCCAGACCTACGCCGATGCCTGGACCCACTCCATCGAGTCGATAGCCGAGCTGGTGAAGCCGCTCGCCGAGGGAGAGTGGAACCGCCGTACGCCGTGCCCCGCCTGGTCGGTGCGTGACATCGTCTCGCACGTCATCGGCATGGAGTGCGAGCAGCTCGGCGACCCGCGCCCGATCCACTCCCTGCCCCGCGACCTCTACCACGTACAGAGCGACTTCGCCCGCTACATGGAGATGCAGGTCGATGTGCGGCGGCACCACACCGCGCCGGAGATGACCTCCGAGCTGGAGTACACGATCATCCGCCGGGCGCGTCAGCTGCGCAACGAGACACGTGACCCCGAGACCATGGTCCGCGCGCCGCTCGGCGCCGAGCAGACCCTCGAACTGGCGCTGCGGATGCGCGTCTTCGACGTCTGGGTGCACGAGCAGGACCTGCGCGCGACGCTCGGCCGGCCCGGCAATCTGGACTCCCCCGGCGCGAGCGTCGTCCGGGACACGCTGCTGGAGGCGCTGCCGAAGGTGGTCGCGAAGGACGCGGGAGCGCCGGCGAATTCGGCGGTCGTGCTCGATGTGCACGGGCCGCTGGAGTTCCTGCGCACCGTCAGGGTCGACGCGGAGGGCCGGGGTTCGGTGGACGGTTCGCCGTCGCTCGGGCCCGTGGTGACGCTGGCGATGGACTGGGAGACGTACTACCGCCTCGCCTGCGGGCGGGTGCGCGCGGCCGCGGTCGCCGAGCAGATCAAGGTCGAGGGCGACCAGGAGTTGGCGACGGCGATCCTGCAGAACTTCGCCGTGACGCCGTGA
- a CDS encoding AfsR/SARP family transcriptional regulator, which produces MEFRLLGTVSVDTFTGPLPLGPAKRRSLLAALLLSANTPVSIARLTDSLWDDTPPLHARSVIQGHVSRLRALLVGADAEAYGVELVTLGDAYVLRLPETLLDSQRFEELLTLARGQRSPADMVLMLKEALSLWQGPALSGAFAGRPLQAAAHSLEESRLATVEQLAHAYAALGEHNRAAAVLRAEAVAHPMRESLAAALMAALYRAGRQSEALDWFHRTRRLLADELGIDPGHELADAYALILRGDPGPDAGREGGRNAPDRQGTAARGPVRAGGSGDGGGPGSGAGPMPAARPAADRRTGPDGGAAAEPAARSDESPGGTGGGTGSAPSPVPPRPLPVPSLASGPHPTDLLPRAPRGFQGRTAELAALTRAAAGEAPVCLVTGPAGVGKTALALHWAHRNPAAFPDGRLFADLRGFSDTGEPALIEVLREFLLALGVAPRRVPESVAAAAALFRSLTDRRRLLVVLDNARHSATVRPLLPGGTDCVTLVTSRHRLEGLIASDAARPVPLDVLEPPDGTALLAGVLGEDRVLAEPVAARRLAELCGGLPLALRVTAARLAGRPSWTLAGLADELADERSRLTFLDVDDTGVSAALRLTVQQLPQDAVHQLARLGHHPGSHFDPYTAAALAGTDPVVATAALERLAAAHLVTETAPGRWVLHDLIRLYARGMDPEGGAEAFIGVLDHYIATALAAADTAEPGGEPCFVLPEDYHRPAAVRDFVDRAAAMHWLAAERDDLALAAVAARTAGFHDRAWRIILLQWPQMVWRVRDSWSPLLELALDSARAHDDAYAESRVLNLLGWVLTEEGRSTEAVALLERSPILARQAGDRLGEATALINLAVVQAEQGELDTALEGCGRAVELAREEGDAHTEMLALQHLARMQLTANRPHEALESVRTALDLGPEHEEVARRVLLLTTSGEARLALGEESEGIRLLDLAAGEAEHAGYDEGAVRALQALLRVTAEPEYLKRYEQAVRRLTDDG; this is translated from the coding sequence GTGGAGTTCCGGCTGCTCGGCACCGTCTCCGTCGACACGTTCACCGGGCCGCTGCCGCTCGGTCCCGCCAAGCGCCGCAGCCTGCTCGCCGCGCTGCTGCTGTCCGCCAACACCCCCGTCTCCATCGCGCGGCTGACGGACTCCCTGTGGGACGACACACCTCCGCTGCACGCCCGCAGCGTCATCCAGGGACATGTGTCCCGGCTGCGCGCCCTCCTGGTGGGTGCGGACGCGGAGGCGTACGGGGTGGAGCTGGTCACTCTCGGCGACGCCTATGTGCTGCGGCTGCCGGAGACCCTGCTGGACTCGCAGCGGTTCGAGGAACTGCTGACGCTGGCGCGGGGTCAGCGCAGCCCCGCCGACATGGTGCTGATGCTCAAGGAGGCGCTGTCCCTGTGGCAGGGCCCGGCGCTCAGCGGCGCGTTCGCCGGGCGGCCGCTCCAGGCCGCCGCGCACTCGCTGGAGGAGTCCCGGCTGGCGACGGTCGAGCAGCTGGCGCACGCCTACGCGGCGCTGGGGGAGCACAACCGGGCAGCGGCGGTGCTCCGGGCGGAGGCCGTCGCGCACCCGATGCGGGAGTCGCTGGCGGCGGCCCTGATGGCGGCGCTGTACCGGGCGGGGCGTCAGTCGGAGGCGCTGGACTGGTTCCACCGCACGCGGCGGCTGCTCGCCGACGAGCTGGGGATCGATCCGGGACACGAACTCGCCGACGCGTACGCGCTGATCCTGCGCGGCGACCCCGGGCCGGACGCCGGCCGCGAAGGCGGACGGAACGCGCCCGACCGGCAGGGGACGGCGGCACGCGGTCCGGTCCGGGCGGGCGGCAGCGGTGACGGCGGCGGCCCCGGCAGCGGTGCCGGTCCCATGCCCGCGGCCCGTCCGGCGGCGGACCGGCGGACCGGACCGGACGGCGGGGCCGCGGCCGAACCGGCCGCCCGGTCGGACGAGTCGCCCGGCGGAACGGGCGGCGGTACGGGCAGCGCCCCCAGCCCCGTGCCGCCCCGGCCGCTCCCCGTGCCGTCCCTCGCGAGCGGGCCGCACCCCACCGATCTGCTGCCCCGCGCACCCCGCGGCTTCCAGGGGCGGACCGCCGAACTTGCCGCGCTGACCCGGGCCGCGGCGGGCGAGGCGCCCGTCTGCCTGGTCACCGGACCGGCCGGGGTGGGCAAGACCGCGCTGGCCCTCCACTGGGCGCACCGCAACCCGGCCGCCTTCCCGGACGGGCGGCTCTTCGCCGATCTGCGCGGGTTCAGCGACACCGGTGAGCCCGCGCTCATCGAAGTGCTGCGCGAGTTCCTGCTGGCGCTCGGCGTGGCACCGCGCCGCGTCCCGGAGTCCGTCGCGGCCGCCGCCGCGCTCTTCCGTTCGCTGACCGACCGGCGCCGGCTGCTCGTCGTACTCGACAACGCCCGTCACTCCGCCACCGTCCGGCCGCTGCTGCCGGGCGGCACCGACTGCGTCACGCTGGTCACCAGCCGCCACCGGCTGGAGGGCCTCATCGCCTCGGACGCGGCCCGCCCCGTACCGCTCGACGTGCTCGAACCGCCGGACGGCACGGCCCTGCTGGCCGGTGTGCTCGGTGAGGACCGGGTGCTCGCGGAGCCGGTCGCGGCCCGTCGGCTCGCCGAACTCTGCGGCGGGCTGCCGCTCGCGCTGCGGGTGACCGCGGCCCGGCTGGCCGGGCGTCCGTCGTGGACGCTGGCCGGTCTCGCCGACGAACTGGCCGACGAGCGCAGCCGGCTGACGTTCCTCGACGTGGACGACACCGGTGTCTCGGCCGCGCTGCGGCTGACCGTGCAGCAGCTGCCGCAGGACGCCGTGCACCAGCTCGCCCGGCTCGGCCACCACCCCGGCAGCCACTTCGACCCGTACACGGCGGCCGCGCTGGCCGGCACCGACCCGGTCGTCGCCACGGCGGCGCTGGAACGGCTCGCCGCCGCCCATCTCGTCACCGAGACGGCGCCCGGACGCTGGGTGCTGCACGACCTGATACGCCTCTACGCCCGCGGCATGGACCCCGAGGGCGGGGCCGAGGCGTTCATCGGGGTCCTCGACCACTACATCGCCACCGCGCTGGCCGCCGCCGACACGGCCGAGCCCGGCGGCGAGCCCTGCTTCGTCCTGCCGGAGGACTACCACCGCCCGGCCGCCGTACGGGACTTCGTCGACCGGGCGGCGGCGATGCACTGGCTGGCGGCCGAGCGCGACGATCTGGCGCTGGCCGCCGTCGCGGCCAGGACCGCCGGGTTCCACGACCGGGCGTGGCGGATCATCCTGCTCCAGTGGCCCCAGATGGTGTGGCGGGTGCGGGACAGCTGGTCCCCGCTGCTGGAACTGGCGCTGGACTCCGCCCGCGCCCACGACGACGCGTACGCCGAGTCGCGGGTGCTCAACCTGCTGGGCTGGGTGCTGACCGAGGAGGGCCGGAGCACCGAGGCCGTCGCCCTGCTGGAGCGCTCGCCGATACTGGCCCGGCAGGCCGGCGACCGGCTCGGCGAGGCGACCGCGCTGATCAATCTCGCCGTCGTCCAGGCCGAGCAGGGGGAGCTCGACACGGCGCTGGAGGGCTGCGGACGGGCCGTCGAGCTGGCCCGTGAGGAAGGGGACGCGCACACCGAGATGCTGGCGCTCCAGCACCTCGCGCGGATGCAGCTCACCGCGAACCGGCCGCACGAGGCCCTCGAATCCGTCCGGACCGCGCTCGACCTGGGGCCCGAGCACGAGGAGGTCGCCCGCAGGGTGCTGCTGCTGACCACCAGCGGCGAGGCCCGGCTGGCGCTCGGCGAGGAGAGCGAAGGGATCCGGCTGCTGGACCTGGCGGCCGGCGAGGCGGAACACGCCGGCTACGACGAGGGCGCGGTGCGGGCCCTCCAGGCACTGCTGCGGGTGACGGCGGAGCCGGAGTACCTCAAGCGGTACGAGCAGGCGGTACGACGGCTCACCGACGACGGGTGA
- a CDS encoding carbon-nitrogen family hydrolase: MRASLIQIAVDPDESVDSRRQRAASLVAGRRGADLVVLPELWPVGAFAYTAFEDEAEPLQGPTHDIMAKAAADAGVWLHAGSFVERAADGTLYNTSLVFTPEGERAAAYRKIHRFGFDKGEAVMMGAGEELVTVALPQTTLGLATCYDLRFPEMFRGLVDAGAQTLIVAAGWPERRRAHWTLLAQARAVENQSYVLAVATAGTHAGVEQAGHSIVVDPWGEVLAEAGAAEEVLDVEFDPARVAETREQFPALKDRRLGLNAPS, translated from the coding sequence GTGCGCGCCTCCCTCATCCAGATCGCAGTAGACCCGGACGAATCCGTCGATTCCCGCAGGCAACGCGCGGCTTCGCTGGTCGCGGGCCGACGCGGGGCGGATCTGGTGGTCCTTCCCGAGCTCTGGCCGGTCGGCGCCTTCGCGTACACCGCCTTCGAGGACGAGGCCGAACCGCTTCAGGGGCCCACCCACGACATCATGGCGAAGGCCGCCGCCGACGCCGGGGTCTGGCTGCACGCGGGCTCCTTCGTCGAGCGCGCCGCCGACGGCACCCTCTACAACACCTCGCTCGTCTTCACGCCCGAGGGCGAGCGGGCCGCCGCGTACCGCAAGATCCACCGCTTCGGCTTCGACAAGGGCGAGGCGGTCATGATGGGCGCCGGCGAGGAACTGGTCACGGTCGCCCTGCCGCAGACCACCCTCGGCCTCGCCACCTGTTACGACCTGCGCTTCCCGGAGATGTTCCGCGGCCTGGTCGACGCGGGTGCCCAGACGCTGATCGTCGCGGCGGGCTGGCCCGAGCGGCGCCGCGCCCACTGGACGCTGCTGGCCCAGGCCCGCGCGGTCGAGAACCAGTCGTACGTCCTGGCCGTCGCCACCGCGGGCACCCATGCCGGCGTCGAGCAGGCCGGGCACAGCATCGTCGTCGACCCGTGGGGCGAGGTGCTCGCGGAGGCGGGTGCGGCCGAGGAGGTGCTCGACGTGGAGTTCGACCCGGCGAGGGTGGCGGAGACCCGAGAGCAGTTCCCGGCCCTCAAGGACCGTCGTCTGGGGCTGAACGCGCCCTCCTAG
- a CDS encoding LURP-one-related/scramblase family protein: MRFLVRERLFAVGDDYWIEDADGRKVFLVDGKAMRVRDTFELKDAQGRILVEIRQKLLSLRDTMLIERDGEQLARIKRKRLSLLRNHYRVTLVDGTELDVSGKILDREFAIDYDGELLAQISRRWLTVRDTYGIDVVREDADAALLIAVSVCVIVLAEKEHEG, from the coding sequence ATGAGATTCCTGGTGCGTGAACGGCTCTTCGCCGTCGGTGACGACTACTGGATCGAGGACGCGGACGGCCGCAAGGTGTTCCTCGTCGACGGCAAGGCCATGCGGGTGCGGGACACCTTCGAGCTGAAGGACGCGCAGGGCCGGATCCTGGTCGAGATCCGGCAGAAGCTGCTCAGCCTGCGCGACACGATGCTCATCGAGCGGGACGGCGAGCAGCTCGCCAGGATCAAGCGCAAGCGGCTGTCGCTGCTGCGCAACCACTACCGGGTCACACTGGTCGACGGCACCGAACTCGACGTCAGCGGCAAGATCCTGGACCGCGAGTTCGCCATCGACTACGACGGGGAGCTGCTGGCCCAGATCTCCCGGCGTTGGCTGACCGTCCGGGACACCTACGGTATCGACGTCGTACGGGAGGACGCCGACGCGGCGCTGCTCATCGCCGTATCGGTCTGCGTCATCGTGCTCGCGGAGAAGGAGCACGAGGGCTGA
- a CDS encoding SseB family protein: MYGYDQNPGAQQQMGGGYGEQPLYPEPSPPSLGDAVRAFTTGSLSAEDFQQIFATSKVYCPRGDNPGFLALHNTQQPVIPMFTTLKELRRYAGKESKYFVITGAEVIDLLPTGYGFVLDMEGEHRMVFDAKAVEQMVDFAMRRMYG, translated from the coding sequence ATGTACGGCTACGACCAGAACCCGGGTGCACAGCAGCAGATGGGCGGCGGCTACGGCGAGCAGCCGCTGTATCCCGAGCCCTCGCCGCCGTCCCTGGGTGACGCGGTACGGGCCTTCACCACCGGCTCGCTGTCCGCCGAGGACTTCCAGCAGATCTTCGCGACGTCGAAGGTCTACTGCCCGCGCGGCGACAACCCCGGCTTCCTGGCGCTGCACAACACCCAGCAGCCGGTGATCCCGATGTTCACCACGCTCAAGGAGTTGCGGCGCTACGCGGGCAAGGAGTCCAAGTACTTCGTGATCACCGGCGCCGAGGTGATCGACCTGCTGCCGACCGGCTACGGCTTCGTCCTCGACATGGAGGGTGAGCACCGCATGGTCTTCGACGCGAAGGCCGTGGAGCAGATGGTCGACTTCGCGATGCGCCGCATGTACGGCTGA
- a CDS encoding acyl-CoA dehydrogenase yields MGHYKSNLRDIEFNLFEVLGRDKTYGTGPFAEMDVETAKSILDEVNRLAENELADSFADADRNPPVFDPETNTAPVPATFKKSYQAFMDSEYWRLGLPEEIGGTTSPRSLIWGYAELLLGANPAVWMYSSGPAFAGILFDEGNEAQKKIAEIAVEKQWGSTMVLTEPDAGSDVGAGRTKAVEQEDGSWHIEGVKRFITSGEHDMSENIIHYVLARPEGAGPGTKGLSLFMVPKFHFDWTTGELGERNGVYATNVEHKMGLKASNTCEMTFGDQHPAKGWLIGDRHDGIRQMFRIIEFARMMVGTKAIATLSTGYLNALEYAKERVQGTDLSQFMDKTAPKVTITHHPDVRRSLMTQKAYAEGMRSLVLYTAAVQDSIQEKEAAGEEAKALHGLNDLLLPIVKGYGSEKSYEQLAQSLQTFGGSGYLQEYPIEQYIRDAKIDTLYEGTTAIQGQDFFFRKIVRDQGASLNALSEEIKKFLAGAQGNEELSGALDSLAKAAVDLEAIVGTMITDLTATGEDVKNIYKVGLNTTRLLMASGDVVVGYLLLKGAAVAAEKLPTANAKDVAFYQGKIAAAKFFAANVLPGVSAERALAESVDNSLMELDEAAF; encoded by the coding sequence ATGGGGCACTACAAGTCGAATCTCCGCGACATCGAGTTCAACCTCTTCGAGGTGCTCGGGCGCGACAAGACGTACGGCACCGGCCCGTTCGCCGAGATGGACGTCGAGACGGCGAAGAGCATCCTCGACGAGGTCAACCGCCTCGCGGAGAACGAGCTGGCCGACTCCTTCGCCGACGCCGACCGCAACCCGCCGGTCTTCGACCCGGAGACCAACACCGCACCGGTCCCGGCGACCTTCAAGAAGTCGTACCAGGCGTTCATGGACTCCGAGTACTGGCGCCTGGGCCTGCCCGAGGAGATCGGCGGCACCACCTCGCCGCGCTCCCTGATCTGGGGCTACGCGGAGCTGCTGCTCGGCGCGAACCCGGCCGTGTGGATGTACTCCTCCGGCCCGGCGTTCGCCGGCATCCTCTTCGACGAGGGCAACGAGGCGCAGAAGAAGATCGCCGAGATCGCCGTCGAGAAGCAGTGGGGCTCGACGATGGTGCTGACCGAGCCGGACGCGGGCTCCGACGTCGGCGCGGGCCGCACGAAGGCCGTCGAGCAGGAGGACGGCTCCTGGCACATCGAGGGCGTGAAGCGCTTCATCACCTCGGGCGAGCACGACATGTCCGAGAACATCATCCACTACGTGCTGGCCCGCCCCGAGGGCGCCGGCCCCGGCACGAAGGGCCTCTCGCTCTTCATGGTCCCGAAGTTCCACTTCGACTGGACCACCGGCGAGCTGGGCGAGCGCAACGGCGTGTACGCGACCAACGTCGAGCACAAGATGGGTCTCAAGGCGTCCAACACCTGCGAGATGACCTTCGGCGACCAGCACCCCGCCAAGGGCTGGCTGATCGGCGACAGGCACGACGGCATCCGGCAGATGTTCCGCATCATCGAGTTCGCCCGCATGATGGTCGGCACGAAGGCCATCGCCACCCTGTCGACCGGCTACCTGAACGCGCTGGAGTACGCCAAGGAGCGCGTCCAGGGCACGGACCTGTCGCAGTTCATGGACAAGACCGCCCCCAAGGTCACCATCACGCACCACCCCGACGTGCGCCGCTCCCTCATGACCCAGAAGGCATACGCGGAGGGCATGCGCTCCCTGGTGCTGTACACCGCCGCCGTCCAGGACTCGATCCAGGAGAAGGAGGCCGCGGGCGAGGAGGCCAAGGCGCTGCACGGCCTCAACGACCTGCTGCTCCCGATCGTGAAGGGCTACGGCTCCGAGAAGTCCTACGAGCAGCTGGCGCAGTCGCTCCAGACCTTCGGCGGCTCCGGGTACCTCCAGGAGTACCCGATCGAGCAGTACATCCGTGACGCCAAGATCGACACGCTGTACGAGGGCACCACGGCGATCCAGGGCCAGGACTTCTTCTTCCGGAAGATCGTCCGCGACCAGGGTGCCTCGCTGAACGCCCTCTCCGAGGAGATCAAGAAGTTCCTCGCCGGTGCCCAGGGCAACGAGGAGCTGTCCGGTGCGCTGGACTCGCTCGCCAAGGCGGCCGTGGACCTGGAGGCGATCGTCGGCACGATGATCACCGACCTCACCGCGACCGGCGAGGACGTCAAGAACATCTACAAGGTGGGCCTCAACACCACCCGCCTGCTGATGGCCTCCGGCGACGTCGTCGTCGGCTACCTGCTCCTCAAGGGCGCGGCCGTCGCGGCGGAGAAGCTGCCGACCGCCAACGCGAAGGACGTCGCCTTCTACCAGGGCAAGATCGCCGCCGCGAAGTTCTTCGCCGCGAACGTCCTGCCGGGCGTCTCGGCCGAGCGCGCGCTCGCCGAGTCCGTCGACAACTCGCTGATGGAGCTGGACGAGGCCGCGTTCTAG